AGGGGTTTCAGACCATCTCGTGGGACTACTTCAACAACACGCCCAACGTGGACATCGACATCCGTCGCGATCAGGCCAGAACGTACGGAGTCTCGGAGGCGCGGATTCTTGGTCTTCTGCGGAATGCGTACTCCCAAAACTATCTGTACCTGATCAAGAAGCCCGAAGACCAGTACCAAGTCATTCTAGAGGTCAAAGACGCCGAACGGTCGAAACCCGAAGACCTTTCGCTCTTGTATATCAAGTCCGATGACGGTCGGAATATGGTGCCGCTCAATGCCCTGGTCACGTGGAAGACTACGCTTGGCCCCCAGGCTGTGAACCACCTGAATCAATTTCCGAGTGTTACGTTTTACTTCAACCTCAAGCCGGGGGTTGCAATGGGTGAGGCCACCGATTTCGTCGCCAAGACAGCGGCAGAGATCGTGCCGCCGACCATGCGTGCCAACTTACAGGGCGAGGCCCTGACTTTCAGAGACACGGTCAAGGATTTGACAGTCCTCATGGGTTTGGCTGTGTTTGTGATGTACGTGATACTTGCCATCCTCTACGAGAGCTACGTCCACCCGCTCACGGTGCTTTCGACCCTTCCCACTGCCCTGGTAGGCGGGTTAGTGACCTTGCTCCTGTTTGGAGAGCAGGCGTCCCTCTATGCATTCGTGGGTATGTTCATGCTGATGGGGATCGTCAAAAAAAACGGGATCATGATCGTCGACTTCGCGCGCCAGCGGGTAGAGGCCGGTGAACCGGCCGAAAAAGCTATCCACGACGCGAGCATGGACCGATTCCGTCCTATCATCATGACGACCCTCGCTGCGGTCATTGGCGCCATCCCCATCGCGGTGGGCTTCGGCGCTGATGCGGCATCTCGCCGGCCGCTCGGGCTGGTGATCGTAGGCGGCCTCGTCGTGTCTCAGTTCATCACTCTGTACATTACACCAGTGATCTACCTGTACCTGGAAGAGTTCCAGGAGAAGGTGCTGGATCGCACGTCCTTCTTCCGGTCGGGGCATTCACGGGTCCTTCCGGAACCGTTGCACCAATCACAGCTCGGAGTGCGGAGCACAGACTGAGCGATATACTGTAGAGCAAATTTCTACCGAAACGGTCAATGCTCGGAAAGAAGATTCATGTGTTGTAGGAAATGGCTCTTTTCAGATGCACCGTGCCAAATTTGTCTTCGTCATCATAGGCGCAGACAAGGAGAGTGGAGCCGTCTTTCAACTTTTTGTAAACCTCTTCGGCTGTAATGCGTTCCGGTTCTGACTAATTGTCTTAGTCGCCACATCCCCAGAGATAGCACTCCTACAAGCACATTATCTTTGTCAACGACCAAAATACGATGGATCGTTAAACCGTTAAGCGAACTTTCGCCTTGACTGAATTTCCAAGATGGTATATTTTAATTGTTTCTCTTGAGGTTGGAGCTATGAAGATCAAAATTGAAGAACTTAACGATAAAGATTTAGAATTAAGCTTCTCAGGCCAGGAGAACGTTCTCTCACTCGCCCTGCAAAAATTGCCTCAAAAGGAGGCCCTCAGCCTGGATCCCCGAATTGCGGGTAACGTGAAGCTGACCAGGAGCGGAAAAGAAATATTCCTCACGGGCTCGGTTCGAGGCATATTGCATCTCCAGTGCTCACGCTGTATCAAGGATTTCGATTTGGACAAGGAGATCGACCTGAGCCTCGTCCTGACAACGGAATCCGGATCTTATGCGGAGGAGCATGAGATTCTGGAAGCAGAAGGTGACGAACTCATCATCCAGGGATCTGAAATAGATCTCGGGGAGATTATCGTTAACGAATTCATGCTGAGCATCCCCATGAAACCTTTGTGCACGCCGGATTGCCCGGGTTTGTGCCCGACGTGCGGCGAAATACAAGGATCGGAAAAATGCAAGTGTTCCAAGGAACAGCGCGTTGACCCGAGATGGGAAGCGCTCGCAAAACTGAAAGATAAAACTGCGGATTAAAGGAATCCCGATAGGGAATCCTGACCCCGCAAACCGCACCAGCCAAGCCAAAAAAAGCTCGAGACAGATCTAAAGATATTGAGTTCGAGTCAAGGCCGGTGTATATCTAGAAGATTGTGAATAGAGACGGTCTTCACTCGACTATGTATTCTGCAAAGGATTTGTCATGCCAGTACCAAAGAAGCGGGTCTCGCGGACGAGGCGAGACAAACGGCGCACTCACAAAAAACTGACTCCTGTCAATCTGGTTCAGTGTCCGGAGTGTTCTCAGGCGATGATGCCGCACAGAATCTGCCCGGGCTGCGGTTTCTACAAGGGCAGAACCGTCATAGAAATGGAATAGTAAGCGACTGGTGCTATGCAATCTGTAGCCGTACAGGAATTCAGATCGGTCGCACTTCTGTTTCCGGGGCAAGGATCGCAATTTGCCGGAATGGCACAGGATCTCATTCGAGAGAGTCCGGAAGCGCGTGAACTCCTGGAACGTGCAGACGATATTCTTGGTTATTCCCTGAGCCGTGTCATGGCGGGCGATCTCGGAGACGAGCTGAACAGAACCGTTCACACGCAGCCTGCCGTATTTGTGCATTCCATGGCCCTCCTGGCCGCTTTGCGAAGTCGATACACCTTTGCGCCTATTGTGGCGGCGGGGCATTCTCTTGGAGAATATTCCGCTCTCTGCGCAGCGGGTGTTCTGGAATTCGGTGAGGCGCTCGACATCATTCGCGTCCGCGCAGAGGGAATGGATAACGCGCAACCACTCGGAACCTGTGCCATGGCCGCGCTTATAGGTCCCTCTCGGGATGATGCCAAGAAGATCGTCGACGCGCACAGAGGAGGGCAGGTGCTTGAGGCGGCCAATTTCAATGCGCCCGACCAAACTGTCATTTCCGGTCATGTGGAAGCGGTGAACCGAGTTCTCGAAGCAGTGAAAGAGGAAAGAAGAACCCGAGCGGTTATGCTCCCTGTCTCTTCGGCATTCCATACCAGTCTGATGGAGCCCGCGAGAGAAGCATTGAAAGAGCGCCTTCAAAAGGTGTCTCCTGCCAATGCCGCTTTTCCTGTGGTTGCGAACGTGAACGCCGATTTCTATCCTGATTCCGGCAACAGCATTAAAGATCTTCTCACGGAACAGGTTATTCGCCCGGTTCTTTGGGAAGATTGTGTTCGCACGATGCAGCGATCCGGCGCGAGTCTTTTCATCGAGATAGGGCCGGGAAAGGTTCTGACCGGACTGATGAAACGAATCGACAGGAAAGCTCCTGCAATGAGCATCTCGGATCTTGAAACCCTTCGAGCATTGGAGGCCCCTCCGCAATGATCCCGGAGTTGATTTCCCTCCATGGACAAACTGCACTCGTAACAGGAGGCTCACGCGGAATCGGCAGCGCTATAGCGCTTGAGTTGGCTCGAGCCGGGGCTTATGTCATTATCAACTACCGGACTGATGAGGCTTCCGCAAATCTGGTGGCTGAGAAAATACGGCATTCCGGAGGTCAGGCGACTGTTAAAGGATTTGACGTAAGCGATCCTCAGGCAGTTGACCGGGCAATAGCGGAAACAGTGCAGGAGCGAAACGGAATCGACATACTCGTGAGCAACGCGGGGATCACCCGGGACGGGCTCATAGGGCGCATGAAGGATACCGATTGGAATGAGGTCGTGTCTACGAATCTCAGCGGTGTATTTTACCTGTGCCGCAGTGTGAGCAAGAACATGATCCGCAGGAGAAAAGGCCGGATTATAACTATTTCGTCCACCGCGGGAGAGGCGGGAAATCCCGGTCAGGCAAACTATTCGGCGGCAAAAGCGGGACTTATCGGATTCACTAAAGCACTGGCACGGGAACTGGCTCCGCGGAATATTCTTGTGAACTCCGTTTCACCGGGTATAATCGCCGGCGGCATGACCGATCAGCTCACTGAAGATCAAATGGAGGCAATCCGCTCGCATGTCCCACTGCGCCGGACTGGGAAGCCGGAAGACGTAGCTGCAGCGGTTCTGTTCCTATGCTCGGGAATGTCTGAATACATAACCGGTCAAGTGATTCGGGTAAATGGCGGGCTGTATATGTGACATGGGGAAGCGGGGAGGGCATTCCGGGAATTCAGACCCTTCCACCTCTCTAGGAGCAGCCTGGAAAAAGACTGTGATTTGTCTGGAGGAATACACATGGACGATATCGAAAGCAGAGTAGTAGAACTCGTTGCTGAAGTTCTCGTGGACGTCAATAAAGAAAATATTCAGCTCAGCTCGAAAATCGTGGAAGATCTGGGAGCCGAGTCGCTGGACATCTACGATATGATAGCGCTTCTGGAAGATGAATTCGGGATGGAAATAACCGATGAACAGGTAGAGAAGATTCAAACCGTTCAGGACGTCGCTGATTTCATCAGACAGCAAAAGGCTTCGTAGGCCGACATATTTTACCTATTTTCTCCTGCGGAGGAACCGTGCCGCACAAAGTCGTCGTAACCGGGATGGGAATGGTCACCTGCCTTGGAACGGGAGTTCAGGCAAACTGGGAGGCTGTGCTCAACAGCCGATCCGGAATAGGGCCGATTACACTTTTTGACGCCGGCCTCTTCGCTACTCGCATAGCCGGAGAGGTTCGGGGGGATTTTGACGTTCGCGGACATGTTCCTGCCAAAGAACTGCGGAGAATGGACAGATACCAGCAGTTCTGTCTGGTGGCCGCAGGCGAAGCGATGGAGCAATCCGGGCTTCCTATGCCACCGGAAGACCCGTTTCGATGCGCAATCGTGGTCGGGTCGGGAATGGGTGGACTGTTTACCATTGAAAGCGGCGTATTGGCCTATCATGCCAAAGGTCCGAAAGGCGTACATCCCTTGCTTATTCC
The sequence above is a segment of the Desulfomonile tiedjei DSM 6799 genome. Coding sequences within it:
- a CDS encoding YceD family protein, translating into MKIKIEELNDKDLELSFSGQENVLSLALQKLPQKEALSLDPRIAGNVKLTRSGKEIFLTGSVRGILHLQCSRCIKDFDLDKEIDLSLVLTTESGSYAEEHEILEAEGDELIIQGSEIDLGEIIVNEFMLSIPMKPLCTPDCPGLCPTCGEIQGSEKCKCSKEQRVDPRWEALAKLKDKTAD
- the rpmF gene encoding 50S ribosomal protein L32, with the protein product MPVPKKRVSRTRRDKRRTHKKLTPVNLVQCPECSQAMMPHRICPGCGFYKGRTVIEME
- the fabD gene encoding ACP S-malonyltransferase, with product MQSVAVQEFRSVALLFPGQGSQFAGMAQDLIRESPEARELLERADDILGYSLSRVMAGDLGDELNRTVHTQPAVFVHSMALLAALRSRYTFAPIVAAGHSLGEYSALCAAGVLEFGEALDIIRVRAEGMDNAQPLGTCAMAALIGPSRDDAKKIVDAHRGGQVLEAANFNAPDQTVISGHVEAVNRVLEAVKEERRTRAVMLPVSSAFHTSLMEPAREALKERLQKVSPANAAFPVVANVNADFYPDSGNSIKDLLTEQVIRPVLWEDCVRTMQRSGASLFIEIGPGKVLTGLMKRIDRKAPAMSISDLETLRALEAPPQ
- the fabG gene encoding 3-oxoacyl-[acyl-carrier-protein] reductase, encoding MIPELISLHGQTALVTGGSRGIGSAIALELARAGAYVIINYRTDEASANLVAEKIRHSGGQATVKGFDVSDPQAVDRAIAETVQERNGIDILVSNAGITRDGLIGRMKDTDWNEVVSTNLSGVFYLCRSVSKNMIRRRKGRIITISSTAGEAGNPGQANYSAAKAGLIGFTKALARELAPRNILVNSVSPGIIAGGMTDQLTEDQMEAIRSHVPLRRTGKPEDVAAAVLFLCSGMSEYITGQVIRVNGGLYM
- the acpP gene encoding acyl carrier protein produces the protein MDDIESRVVELVAEVLVDVNKENIQLSSKIVEDLGAESLDIYDMIALLEDEFGMEITDEQVEKIQTVQDVADFIRQQKAS